One genomic region from Sciurus carolinensis chromosome 2, mSciCar1.2, whole genome shotgun sequence encodes:
- the Mfap1 gene encoding microfibrillar-associated protein 1 translates to MSVPSALMKQPPIQSTAGAVPVRNEKGEISMEKVKVKRYVSGKRPDYAPMESSDEEDEEFQFIKKAKEQEAEPEEQEEDSSSDPRLRRLQNRISEDVEERLARHRKIVEPEVVGESDSEVEGDAWRMEREDSSEEEEEEIDDEEIERRRGMMRQRAQERKNEEMEVMEVEDEGRSGEESESESEYEEYTDSEDEMEPRLKPVFIRKKDRVTVQEREAEALKQKELEQEAKRMAEERRKYTLKIVEEETKKELEENKRSLAALDALNTDDENDEEEYEAWKVRELKRIKRDREDREALEKEKAEIERMRNLTEEERRAELRANGKVITNKAVKGKYKFLQKYYHRGAFFMDEDEEVYKRDFSAPTLEDHFNKTILPKVMQVKNFGRSGRTKYTHLVDQDTTSFDSAWGQESAQNTKFFKQKAAGVRDVFERPSAKKRKTT, encoded by the exons GTGAGATTTCAATGGAGAAGGTAAAGGTAAAGCGATATGTATCTGGAAAGAGACCAGACTATGCTCCTATGGAGTCTTCAGATGAGGAGGATGAAGAATTTCAATTCATTAAGAAAGCCAAAGAACAAGAAGCAGAAccggaggaacaggaggaggattCATCTAGTGATCCCCGGCTGCGTCGTTTACAGAACCGAATTAGTGAAGATGTGGAAGAGAG ATTGGCCCGACATAGGAAAATAGTAGAACCTGAAGTGGTAGGAGAAAGTGACTCAGAAGTAGAAGGAGATGCTTGGCGCATGGAACGAGAAGACAGcagtgaagaagaggaggaagaaattgATGATGAG GAAATAGAGCGGCGCCGTGGCATGATGCGTCAACGAGCGCaggagagaaaaaatgaagagatggAAGTCATGGAGGTGGAAGATGAAGGACGTTCTGGGGAGGAGTCCGAATCAGAGTCTGAGTATGAAGAGTACACAGACAGTGAAGATGAAATGGAGCCTCGCCTTAAGCCAGTCTTCATTCGAAA GAAGGATCGAGTGACAGTTCAAGAACGTGAGGCTGAAGCATTGAAACAGAAAGAGCTAGAGCAGGAAGCAAAGCGCATGGCTGAAGAGAGGCGAAAGTACACACTGAAG ATTGTAGAAGAGGAGACAAAGAAAGAACTGGAGGAGAACAAGCGTTCTCTGGCTGCACTGGATGCACTCAATACTGATGATGAAAATGATGAAGAGGAATATGAGGCATGGAAAGTTCGGGAGCTAAAAAGAATCAAGAGGGATAGAGAGGACCGAGAAGC GCTCGAAAAGGAGAAAGCAGAAATTGAACGCATGCGAAACCTGACTGAGGAAGAGAGGCGAGCTGAGCTTCGGGCAAATGGCAAAGTCATCACCAACAAAGCTGTCAAGGGCAAATACAAGTTTTTACAGAAGTACTATCACCGGGGTGCCTTCTTCATG gatgaggatgaggaagtATACAAGAGAGATTTTAGTGCACCTACCTTGGaggatcatttcaacaaaacCATTCTTCCTAAAGTCATGCAG GTCAAGAACTTCGGACGTTCTGGTCGAACCAAATACACCCACCTTGTGGATCAAGATACTACCTCCTTCGACTCAGCATGGGGCCAAGAGAGTGCCCAGAACACAAAATTCTTTAAACAGAAGGCAGCTGGAGTACGAGATGTGTTTGAGCGACCCTCTGCCAAGAAGCGGAAAACTACCTAG